One region of Termitidicoccus mucosus genomic DNA includes:
- a CDS encoding ABC transporter permease, with product MLTMLLNAFQIALREIRRNLTRAFLTVLGIIIGVAAVITMVTLGQGTTQAVKNQISSLGSNLLMLRPGAGFGPRSSSAGVPNFTEDDVTAISEQIPGIAAIAPVRNASLSTIYLQNARNTSVTGTTGAYFQINKWTIADGRIFTETEQQTGAAVCVIGNTVKRELFDNAGIPASQIIGSKIRLGKASCEVIGVLAAKGQVGMGDQDDTIIVPLAAIQRRLLGRTSARDISMISISAEENADSARLISEITALMRQRRNLQRNQDNNFSVFDTRQIAETLSSSTRMMTMLLAAVAGVSLLVGGIGIMNIMLVSVTERTREIGIRLAIGARAREVLLQFLVEAITLSSIGGLVGIAFALGLCYALAGLINVPFLFNPQINLIAFVFSAAVGILFGYTPARRAAALDPIDALRHE from the coding sequence ATGCTCACGATGCTCCTCAACGCCTTCCAGATCGCCCTCCGCGAAATCCGGCGCAACCTCACCCGCGCCTTCCTCACCGTGCTCGGCATCATCATCGGCGTCGCCGCCGTCATCACCATGGTCACCCTCGGCCAGGGCACCACGCAGGCCGTGAAAAACCAGATTTCCAGCCTCGGCTCGAACCTCCTCATGCTCCGTCCCGGCGCCGGCTTCGGCCCCCGCTCCTCCTCCGCCGGCGTGCCCAACTTCACCGAGGACGACGTCACCGCCATTTCCGAGCAGATCCCCGGCATCGCCGCCATTGCCCCGGTCCGCAACGCCTCGCTCAGCACCATCTACCTCCAGAACGCCCGCAACACCTCCGTCACCGGCACCACCGGCGCCTATTTCCAAATCAACAAATGGACCATCGCGGACGGACGCATCTTCACCGAAACCGAGCAGCAAACCGGCGCCGCCGTCTGCGTCATCGGCAACACCGTGAAACGCGAGCTCTTCGACAACGCCGGCATCCCCGCCTCGCAGATCATCGGCTCCAAAATCCGCCTCGGCAAAGCCTCCTGCGAAGTCATCGGCGTCCTCGCCGCCAAAGGCCAGGTCGGCATGGGCGACCAGGACGACACCATCATCGTCCCCCTCGCCGCCATCCAGCGCCGCCTCCTGGGCCGCACCTCCGCCCGCGACATCTCCATGATCAGCATCTCCGCCGAGGAAAACGCCGACAGCGCCCGCCTCATCTCTGAAATCACCGCCCTCATGCGCCAGCGCCGCAACCTCCAGCGCAATCAGGACAACAACTTCAGTGTCTTCGACACCCGGCAGATTGCCGAGACCCTCAGCAGTTCCACCCGCATGATGACGATGCTCCTCGCCGCCGTCGCCGGCGTCTCGCTCCTCGTCGGCGGCATCGGCATCATGAACATCATGCTCGTGAGCGTGACCGAGCGCACCCGCGAGATCGGCATCCGCCTCGCCATTGGCGCCCGCGCCCGCGAAGTCCTGCTCCAGTTTCTGGTCGAGGCGATCACGCTCTCCAGCATCGGCGGCCTCGTCGGCATCGCCTTCGCCCTCGGCCTCTGCTACGCGCTCGCCGGCCTGATCAACGTCCCCTTCCTCTTCAACCCGCAGATCAACCTCATCGCCTTCGTGTTTTCCGCGGCGGTGGGCATCCTCTTCGGCTACACCCCGGCCCGCCGCGCCGCCGCCCTCGACCCCATCGACGCCTTGCGCCACGAGTGA